DNA from Chloroflexota bacterium:
TCGGTGATGTGTATATTTGACAGCGCCGGCCCCGCAGGTGCCGGCTACGGCTCGGCCCCGCGCGCCGCGCCGCGCCCGGCCGCCGCTCCTCCACCGTCGCGCCCCGGCCAGGGACCGGTGTTCGCCTCGCCCAGCGTGCGGGCCCTGGCGCGCGAGATCGGGGTCGACATCTACCAGGTCCCCGGCAGCGGTCCCGCCGGACGAATCTCTTCCGACGACGTGAAGGCCTTCGCCCGCAGTCGCCCGGAGGGGGCGCCGGCCGCTCCCGTTCCGCTGCCGGACTTCTCCCAATTCGGCGCGACCGAGGAGGTCGATCTATCGCGCCTGCGGCGGACCATCGCCCGCAACCTGGGCAATTCCTGGAACCAGATTCCCCACGTCACCCTGCACGCCCAAGCCGAGATCGACGAGCTTGACCGGCAGCGGCAGGCCCTGCGGGCAAGCGGCCGGCGCGCCAGCATCACCGCAGTCCTGGTTCAGCAGGTCGTGGCCGCGCTGAAAGCCGAGCCGGTCATCAACGCCAGCTTTGACGCCGGCGCCGGCAAATTGGTGCTGAAGCGCTACTACAACATCGGAATCGCAGTCGACACGGAGCGCGGCCTGGTAGTGCCGGTGATCCGCGATGCCGATTCGAAATCACTGGACGACCTGGCGGCCGAACTAACCGACCTTGCCGAACGCGCCCGGGCGGGCAAAGCCTCCCCGGACGAACTCAGCGGCGCCAGCTTCACGATCACGAATCTCGGCACGCTCGGTGTCGGCGAATTCACCCCGATCATCAACCCACCCGAAGTTGCGATCCTGGGCGTGGGTGCATCAGAGTCGCGACCCGTCTGGAACGGGGAGAGCTTCGAGCCGCGTCTCACGCTGCCGCTTTCGCTTTCAATCGATCACCGCGCCGTCGACGGCGCCGACGGGGCCAGGTTCCTGTCCGCCTTAACGCGCGGTTTAGCCGCGCCCGGGCTCATCTGACCGGCAACCTGTAGCAAGCGACCGGGAGGCTGATTTGGCAACCGACCAGCAGGCATTGAGAGTCGCCGTCATCGGCGGCGGACCGGGTGGATACCCGGCCGCGTTCGCCGCCGCGCGGGGCGGCCACCAGGTGACCTTGATCGACGAGAACCCGGCGCTCGGAGGGGTCTGCCTGCGCTGCGGCTGCATCCCTTCGAAAACGCTGCTGCACGCGGCCGACATCATGGCCGCCGCCGAGGGCGCCAAGCAATTCGGAATCGAATTCGGAGAACCCCGGA
Protein-coding regions in this window:
- a CDS encoding 2-oxo acid dehydrogenase subunit E2, which codes for SVMCIFDSAGPAGAGYGSAPRAAPRPAAAPPPSRPGQGPVFASPSVRALAREIGVDIYQVPGSGPAGRISSDDVKAFARSRPEGAPAAPVPLPDFSQFGATEEVDLSRLRRTIARNLGNSWNQIPHVTLHAQAEIDELDRQRQALRASGRRASITAVLVQQVVAALKAEPVINASFDAGAGKLVLKRYYNIGIAVDTERGLVVPVIRDADSKSLDDLAAELTDLAERARAGKASPDELSGASFTITNLGTLGVGEFTPIINPPEVAILGVGASESRPVWNGESFEPRLTLPLSLSIDHRAVDGADGARFLSALTRGLAAPGLI